The Blastocatellia bacterium DNA window CCCGCGTGGTCGCCAGACCTTCTTTTGTCTTGCAACTACATCAGCCACTTCGGAGTTTATCGCAGAGAAATAGTCGAGCGAATCGGTGACTTTCGTGCCGGGCTTGACGGCAGTCAGGATTATGATCTGGCGCTGCGATTCACGGAAGCGACCAAGCGCATCGCGCACATCCCCAAGATCCTTTACCATTGGAGGAAGATTCCGACCTCGGCAGCCGAGAGCGCGGAGGCAAAGCCGTACGCTTACGAAGCTGCGAAGATGGCGCTCGCCAACGCGCTCGACCGGCGCAACATCGAGGGCGAAGTCGAAGGCGGCCCCTCGCGCGGTTATTACAGAGTAAGGCGGCGAATAAACGACGAGCGAAAAGTCTCGATCATCATTCCGACGCGCGACCGGTTGAATCTGCTGCGCCGGTGCATTCACAGCATTGAGTCGAATACCGCTTACCGGAATTATGAAATTATCATCATTGACAACGACAGCCGCCAGCCCGCGACCATGAAATACCTCAGCCAGTCACCATATCGCGTTATTACAGACCCTGGGCCTTTCAACTTCTCGCGGCTGAACAATCGGGCTGCGCGCGACGCCAGCGGCGACTATTTGCTACTTTTAAACAATGACACCGAGGTGATCAGCAGTGAGTGGCTTTCCGCGATGGTCGAGCATATTGAGCGCCCCGAAGTCGGGGCCGTTGGGGCAAAGCTGCTCTACCCGAAGGGCCGGATTCAGCATGCGGGGGACATCCTCGGGATCGGCGGTCTCGCGGGTCACGCTCAACAGTTCGTCGAGGGGTTTACAGGGCACGGCTATTACAACTTCCCGAACATCATAAGAAACTACAGCGCGGTGACCGCCGCATGCTTGATGATCAGGCGAGAGTTGTTTGACGAGATCGAGGGATTGAATGAAGAACTGCCCGTTGCCTTCAACGACGTTGATCTGTGCCTGCGGCTACGGCAATTGGGCTACTTGATTGTCTACACTCCTTATGCGCTACTTTATCACCACGAATCGGCGTCGCGCGGCAACGACGTGAATTCTGCCGAGTCTTCTTACATGAGGGCACACTGGCATCATGAATTGTTGGACGATCCTTACTACAATCCGAATTTGAATATGGCTAAGGCTGACTTCGAAACCGATTACTCGAAGCCAGAGGCGATGTCTCTGGTCTACACACAAGAAATGGCTGACGCAGTCGTCGCCAGGGCGCGCGAAGGCGTCGCGGTGGGCCAGGAGTTCTTCGTCGCCGAAGGTGACCTGTGCGCGATTGCCATCAGATGTTCGGTGAGCGGCGGCAGCAAGAAAGGCAAGGTAAAGCTGCGCCTGCGCGAGTCTCGAACCAGCGAGAGCGACATCGCCGTTGTAGAAGGCAAGGCGTCTGACATTCGGGAGGGGCAGTATAACCTGTTTGCGTTCGACCCGGTTCGCGGCGCTAACAACAGGACTTTCTATTTTTGCGTGGAGTTCAGCGCTCACTCACCCGGCGGCGCCTTGGAGATGCTGGGAAGCTCAACCACGAGCGACGCGATAGGCCCGCATCTTGAAAACCACGACCCTGCTCAGGGTACACTTTCATTCAGGGTTTACTGCCACCGCCAATACCGCTGCGCCAACTCTTTGCCCGCAAGGCAAACTGCGTGAATTTGATAACCGATTGACGAATAGCCAGCCGGCGGTTAGACTTCCCGCCACGTGAGAAAGTCCTTAAGGCTGGATTAATAGAAACTAAAGATACCAATGAATGGACTATAAAAGAGGTTGGCGATGGCGGAGAGCGAGTAACGCGTCTTTATCCCAACGATTGTTATGAGGCACTCTTTTTCACTGGGCATGACTCCGGAGGCGGCTCGATTGACAGCCAGACCCCTCGCCTTTAGACTCAAGGTTGTGATTGCCTGTCATTAGTCCCGAATAGCATGGCGCAAACTGGGGATGAAACACGAAATGGAGACCGCATTGCAAACGCTATCCGATGAAACTCCAGGTGCGCCAAGCGAAGGGCCGGTCTACGACCTGCCCCGTCAGCCGGTGGTATTGATTGAGGCGCGGCCGCGCTGGGCGGCGCTTGATCTTCGCGGGCTATGGGCGTACCGCGAGCTGCTTTATTTCTTGATCTGGCGCGATGTCAAGGTGCGCTACAAACAGACGCTGCTCGGCGCGGCCTGGGCAATCATCCAGCCGCTTGTGCTGATGATTATCTTCACCTATTTCTTCGGCCGGCTGGTGCACGTCGAGACTGAGGGCATTCCGCATGCGATCTTTTTTTACACAGGATTGACGCTGTGGTCGTATTTTTCAAATGCGGTGATCAGCGGAGCCAGCAGTCTGATTGGCAACACCAATTTAATTACCAAAGTCTACTTCCCCCGGTTAATCATTCCGTCGGCGGCGGTCGGCGCAGGGTTGTTTGACTTTGCCATTGCTTCGGTGCTGCTCGTCGGGCTGTTGATCTATTATCGATTTGCGATGACCTGGGGTCTTTTGATGCTCGTGCCGCTGATCGTGCTGACGACGTTGTTTGCTTTGGCCATGTCGATCTGGCTTGCGGCATTGAATGTGAAATACCGGGACGTGCGCTAT harbors:
- a CDS encoding glycosyltransferase family 2 protein; the encoded protein is MMRLDPKTSDVRQSEPPSEKAAAKPDARHGGGQTGALRTELTRKQAEIDALRQQLALTQSLLSKSQLLLIQKEAELNKITASLGWRLLKRYGRFKYHVLLPALKHLKSIFTRQRDESESYEMWAKRCEQFRYNREKARQRISRFHYKPTVSIVMPVYNTPREYLTKAIDSVVGQYYPHWELCLCDDGSTARQVSEVLEAYSASDNRIKVAFAETNQGIAAASNRALGLATGEFIGLLDHDDELTPDALFEIVATLQEVDADLIYSDEDKIDTAGHRSEPFFKPAWSPDLLLSCNYISHFGVYRREIVERIGDFRAGLDGSQDYDLALRFTEATKRIAHIPKILYHWRKIPTSAAESAEAKPYAYEAAKMALANALDRRNIEGEVEGGPSRGYYRVRRRINDERKVSIIIPTRDRLNLLRRCIHSIESNTAYRNYEIIIIDNDSRQPATMKYLSQSPYRVITDPGPFNFSRLNNRAARDASGDYLLLLNNDTEVISSEWLSAMVEHIERPEVGAVGAKLLYPKGRIQHAGDILGIGGLAGHAQQFVEGFTGHGYYNFPNIIRNYSAVTAACLMIRRELFDEIEGLNEELPVAFNDVDLCLRLRQLGYLIVYTPYALLYHHESASRGNDVNSAESSYMRAHWHHELLDDPYYNPNLNMAKADFETDYSKPEAMSLVYTQEMADAVVARAREGVAVGQEFFVAEGDLCAIAIRCSVSGGSKKGKVKLRLRESRTSESDIAVVEGKASDIREGQYNLFAFDPVRGANNRTFYFCVEFSAHSPGGALEMLGSSTTSDAIGPHLENHDPAQGTLSFRVYCHRQYRCANSLPARQTA
- a CDS encoding ABC transporter permease — protein: METALQTLSDETPGAPSEGPVYDLPRQPVVLIEARPRWAALDLRGLWAYRELLYFLIWRDVKVRYKQTLLGAAWAIIQPLVLMIIFTYFFGRLVHVETEGIPHAIFFYTGLTLWSYFSNAVISGASSLIGNTNLITKVYFPRLIIPSAAVGAGLFDFAIASVLLVGLLIYYRFAMTWGLLMLVPLIVLTTLFALAMSIWLAALNVKYRDVRYALPFLMQVWMFVSPIIYPSSLVPDEWRWMMRLNPITGITEGFRAALFGKAFDWPALGYASLATLVLLVYATYSFKRMERHFAEFL